A DNA window from Paralichthys olivaceus isolate ysfri-2021 chromosome 11, ASM2471397v2, whole genome shotgun sequence contains the following coding sequences:
- the nectin3a gene encoding nectin-3-like protein isoform X1: MEETPALRRTFPHGGLRLLTSLLTLCGLTSGVNSNHVIVPEKVNAVLGKNITLGCRIEVGSNLSLTQISWERRLPSGTVTLAVFNPKYGTSFSDEYIQRVSFVSPSIQDATITLKEVGFADIGSYICKVATFPLGNTQASTFVNVLVEPKVYVSAGPTALLDRGNESLVATCIAERGRPAAEVFWETELYGRSEKQSQDEPNSTTTIHVHYLWQPKSYAQGKMLTCVVRHPSLQTEFRIPYILNVQFAPTVSITGPDKNWYVGQENVKFTCGAKSNPPARHFTWIRLDGLMPDGVEISNNTFAFTRPLERNDSGVYRCEVMNDIGLRSQNVNLWVQDPPPTTAAPSTTASRLHDTSGTSTAADQQKALFTSPTLASLTDSSLGTIIGGAVGGVLFLILLLILGGACFMRQRRTFRGDYYTKQYLGPSDMQKESQLDVLQPHELQEVYGDKTSKGSQELKPKLGGDIIYPDYTPERKDRDDWADKGDVHRVLKEGNYYPDHYNTQNMHPCGPPVHSPNVNNGSPYLPEDCYDNGTDSDYVSHMDGSVISRREWYV; encoded by the exons CAGGCGTGAACAGTAACCACGTGATCGTTCCTGAGAAAGTGAATGCCGTGCTGGGGAAGAACATCACATTGGGCTGCAGAATAGAGGTGGGCTCCAACCTCAGTCTCACACAGATCTCCTGGGAACGTCGTCTTCCTTCAGGCACTGTTACCCTGGCAGTATTCAACCCCAAGTATGGAACCTCATTCTCGGACGAGTACATCCAGCGCGTCTCATTTGTTTCCCCTTCAATACAAGATGCAACCATCACCCTTAAAGAAGTTGGCTTTGCAGATATCGGGTCCTACATCTGCAAAGTGGCAACATTTCCTCTGGGCAATACACAAGCATCAACCTTCGTCAATGTATTAG TGGAGCCAAAAGTGTACGTGTCCGCCGGCCCCACAGCTCTGCTGGACAGAGGGAACGAGTCGCTGGTGGCCACTTGCATTGCAGAGCGTGGCCGTCCCGCTGCTGAGGTTTTCTGGGAGACGGAGCTGTACGGGCGAAGTGAGAAGCAAAGTCAGGATGAGCCCAACAGCACCACCACCATACATGTGCACTACTTGTGGCAGCCGAAGAGCTACGCCCAGGGGAAGATGCTCACCTGTGTGGTGCGGCACCCATCCCTACAAACAGAGTTCCGCATTCCCTACATACTAAATGTACAGT TTGCTCCAACGGTATCAATAACTGGACCTGACAAAAATTGGTATGTGGGTCAAGAGAACGTAAAGTTCACCTGTGGTGCCAAATCTAACCCACCTGCCCGTCACTTCACATGGATCAG GTTGGATGGATTAATGCCGGATGGTGTTGAGATCTCAAACAATACCTTTGCTTTCACTCGTCCACTGGAGCGCAATGACTCTGGCGTATATCGCTGTGAAGTGATGAATGACATCGGGCTCCGAAGTCAGAATGTAAACCTCTGGGTACAAG ATCCTCCCCCCACCACTGCAGCCCCCAGCACCACTGCATCCCGTCTCCACGACACCTCTGGAACCAGCACTGCTGCAGACCAGCAGAAAGCCCTGTTCACGTCCCCGACCCTGGCATCCTTAACTGACAGCAGCCTGGGTACTATAATAGGCGGGGCAGTGGGTGGAGTTCTGTTCCTGATCCTCTTGCTGATCCTGGGTGGGGCATGTTTTATGCGCCAGCGCAGAACCTTCAGGGGCGACTACTACACCAAACAGTACCTGGGACCCTCGGACATGCAGAAGGAGTCTCAGCTAGATGTGCTGCAGCCACATGAACTGCAGGAGGTCTACGGGGACAAAACGAGCAAGGGCAGCCAGGAGCTGAAACCAAAACTGGGTGGAGACATCATTTACCCCGACTATACCCCCGAACGCAAGGATAGGGATGACTGGGCTGACAAGGGAGACGTCCACAGGGTCCTCAAGGAGGGAAACTACTACCCTGATCACTACAACACCCAAAATATGCACCCCTGCGGGCCTCCCGTGCACAGCCCCAATGTGAACAACGGCTCCCCCTACTTACCGGAGGACTGCTATGACAATGGTACAGACAGCGACTATGTGTCCCACATGGACGGATCCGTGATCTCACGCCGGGAGTGGTATGTTTGA
- the nectin3a gene encoding nectin-3-like protein isoform X2: MEETPALRRTFPHGGLRLLTSLLTLCGLTCVNSNHVIVPEKVNAVLGKNITLGCRIEVGSNLSLTQISWERRLPSGTVTLAVFNPKYGTSFSDEYIQRVSFVSPSIQDATITLKEVGFADIGSYICKVATFPLGNTQASTFVNVLVEPKVYVSAGPTALLDRGNESLVATCIAERGRPAAEVFWETELYGRSEKQSQDEPNSTTTIHVHYLWQPKSYAQGKMLTCVVRHPSLQTEFRIPYILNVQFAPTVSITGPDKNWYVGQENVKFTCGAKSNPPARHFTWIRLDGLMPDGVEISNNTFAFTRPLERNDSGVYRCEVMNDIGLRSQNVNLWVQDPPPTTAAPSTTASRLHDTSGTSTAADQQKALFTSPTLASLTDSSLGTIIGGAVGGVLFLILLLILGGACFMRQRRTFRGDYYTKQYLGPSDMQKESQLDVLQPHELQEVYGDKTSKGSQELKPKLGGDIIYPDYTPERKDRDDWADKGDVHRVLKEGNYYPDHYNTQNMHPCGPPVHSPNVNNGSPYLPEDCYDNGTDSDYVSHMDGSVISRREWYV; the protein is encoded by the exons GCGTGAACAGTAACCACGTGATCGTTCCTGAGAAAGTGAATGCCGTGCTGGGGAAGAACATCACATTGGGCTGCAGAATAGAGGTGGGCTCCAACCTCAGTCTCACACAGATCTCCTGGGAACGTCGTCTTCCTTCAGGCACTGTTACCCTGGCAGTATTCAACCCCAAGTATGGAACCTCATTCTCGGACGAGTACATCCAGCGCGTCTCATTTGTTTCCCCTTCAATACAAGATGCAACCATCACCCTTAAAGAAGTTGGCTTTGCAGATATCGGGTCCTACATCTGCAAAGTGGCAACATTTCCTCTGGGCAATACACAAGCATCAACCTTCGTCAATGTATTAG TGGAGCCAAAAGTGTACGTGTCCGCCGGCCCCACAGCTCTGCTGGACAGAGGGAACGAGTCGCTGGTGGCCACTTGCATTGCAGAGCGTGGCCGTCCCGCTGCTGAGGTTTTCTGGGAGACGGAGCTGTACGGGCGAAGTGAGAAGCAAAGTCAGGATGAGCCCAACAGCACCACCACCATACATGTGCACTACTTGTGGCAGCCGAAGAGCTACGCCCAGGGGAAGATGCTCACCTGTGTGGTGCGGCACCCATCCCTACAAACAGAGTTCCGCATTCCCTACATACTAAATGTACAGT TTGCTCCAACGGTATCAATAACTGGACCTGACAAAAATTGGTATGTGGGTCAAGAGAACGTAAAGTTCACCTGTGGTGCCAAATCTAACCCACCTGCCCGTCACTTCACATGGATCAG GTTGGATGGATTAATGCCGGATGGTGTTGAGATCTCAAACAATACCTTTGCTTTCACTCGTCCACTGGAGCGCAATGACTCTGGCGTATATCGCTGTGAAGTGATGAATGACATCGGGCTCCGAAGTCAGAATGTAAACCTCTGGGTACAAG ATCCTCCCCCCACCACTGCAGCCCCCAGCACCACTGCATCCCGTCTCCACGACACCTCTGGAACCAGCACTGCTGCAGACCAGCAGAAAGCCCTGTTCACGTCCCCGACCCTGGCATCCTTAACTGACAGCAGCCTGGGTACTATAATAGGCGGGGCAGTGGGTGGAGTTCTGTTCCTGATCCTCTTGCTGATCCTGGGTGGGGCATGTTTTATGCGCCAGCGCAGAACCTTCAGGGGCGACTACTACACCAAACAGTACCTGGGACCCTCGGACATGCAGAAGGAGTCTCAGCTAGATGTGCTGCAGCCACATGAACTGCAGGAGGTCTACGGGGACAAAACGAGCAAGGGCAGCCAGGAGCTGAAACCAAAACTGGGTGGAGACATCATTTACCCCGACTATACCCCCGAACGCAAGGATAGGGATGACTGGGCTGACAAGGGAGACGTCCACAGGGTCCTCAAGGAGGGAAACTACTACCCTGATCACTACAACACCCAAAATATGCACCCCTGCGGGCCTCCCGTGCACAGCCCCAATGTGAACAACGGCTCCCCCTACTTACCGGAGGACTGCTATGACAATGGTACAGACAGCGACTATGTGTCCCACATGGACGGATCCGTGATCTCACGCCGGGAGTGGTATGTTTGA